A genomic window from Lotus japonicus ecotype B-129 chromosome 1, LjGifu_v1.2 includes:
- the LOC130728376 gene encoding AP2-like ethylene-responsive transcription factor BBM2, with protein MASMNLLGFSLSPQEHPSTQDQTVVASRFGFNPHDHGISDVQRDCFDLPSDSSTHSFNQLPPFALYQEEPFHRNTNINTTQDWKENYNNPSLLLGTSCNNQNVNNNHHNQQQQPKLENFLGRHSFGDHDQTYGGNSASADYMFPNCSLQLPAESQTQPEAAGAIGGGTSDSHLHSNGASNSIGLSMIKSWLRNQPLQSDNNINTDSNNNENGGSGATRVQSLSLSMSTGSQSSSSLPLLTANVSGESSSSENKQPPATTVAVLDSTQTVPAAETVQRKSIDTFGQRTSIYRGVTRHRWTGRYEAHLWDNSCRREGQTRKGRQVYLGGYDKEEKAARSYDLAALKYWGTTTTTNFPISHYEKELEEMKHMTRQEYVASLRRKSSGFSRGASIYRGVTRHHQHGRWQARIGRVAGNKDLYLGTFSTQEEAAEAYDVAAIKFRGLSAVTNFDMSRYDVKSILDSSTLPIGGAAKRLKEIDQQVEQQQQQQQQQQLSVVQSTDHGIMSLSDGININNYQQHGWLNNALSFQQPQPCASIHYPYGQKLWCKQEQDSDHHVSHTFQDTHNFFQSNSGLQSFMSLDNSASMDNSSGSYGGDQRNGYGGGGGYMIPMGTTSTTSVIGIDDVDQSQRSNGFGESYESVYGTSTTDPYHAIHARNLYYQQQQTCVDQAPTWVPTAIPARPTNMVLYQYDQ; from the exons ATGGCTTCTATGAACTTGTTGGGTTTCTCTCTCTCCCCTCAAGAACATCCTTCTACCCAAGATCAAACGGTGGTGGCTTCTCGCTTTGGTTTCAACCCTCATGATCATGGAATCTCAGATGTTCAACGAGACTGCTTTGATCTCCCTTCTGACTCTTCAACTCACTCATTCAACCAGCTTCCTCCTTTTGCCTTATATCAAGAAGAACCATTTCACAGAAATACTAACATCAACACCACTCAAG ATTGGAAGGAGAACTACAACAATCCAAGCTTGCTATTGGGAACTTCATGCAATAACCAAAATGTGAACAACAACCACCACAACCAGCAGCAACAGCCAAAGCTTGAAAATTTCTTAGGAAGACACTCTTTTGGTGATCATGACCAAACTTATGGTGGCAACTCAGCCTCCGCTGATTACATGTTTCCAAACTGCTCCTTACAGCTTCCGGCTGAATCTCAAACTCAGCCGGAAGCTGCTGGTGCAATTGGCGGTGGGACATCAGACTCACACTTGCATTCCAATGGCGCTAGCAACTCCATCGGCTTGTCCATGATAAAGTCATGGCTGAGGAACCAACCGCTACAATCAGACAACAACATCAACACCGACAGCAACAATAATGAAAATGGTGGCAGTGGTGCCACACGTGTGCAAAGTCTATCCCTTTCTATGAGTACTGGCTCACAGTCAAGTTCATCACTTCCTCTTCTAACGGCGAATGTGAGTGGAGAGAGTTCCTCATCGGAGAACAAACAACCACCGGCAACCACGGTGGCGGTGCTGGATAGCACCCAAACCGTGCCAGCTGCTGAAACTGTGCAGAGAAAGTCCATTGATACCTTTGGACAAAGGACTTCCATCTACCGTGGTGTAacaag gCATAGGTGGACGGGGAGATATGAAGCTCATCTATGGGATAATAGTTGTAGAAGAGAGGGTCAGACTCGCAAAGGAAGACAAG TTTACTTGG GAGGTTATGACAAAGAAGAAAAGGCAGCAAGATCCTACGATTTGGCAGCACTAAAATACTGGGGAACAACCACTACTACAAATTTCCCA ATTAGCCATTATGAAAAAGAGTTGGaagaaatgaagcacatgaccAGGCAAGAGTacgtcgcttcattgagaag GAAGAGTAGTGGCTTTTCTCGCGGTGCATCCATTTATCGAGGAGTGACAAG GCATCATCAACATGGAAGATGGCAAGCGAGGATTGGAAGAGTTGCAGGCAACAAAGACCTCTACCTCGGAACTTTCA GCACTCAAGAAGAGGCAGCAGAAGCATATGATGTAGCAGCCATCAAATTCAGAGGCCTAAGTGCAGTCACAAACTTTGATATGAGCAGATATGATGTGAAGAGCATCCTTGATAGCAGCACATTACCCATTGGTGGTGCTGCCAAGCGTTTGAAGGAAATTGATCAGCAAgttgaacaacaacaacaacaacaacaacaacaacaattgaGTGTAGTGCAATCAACTGATCATGGAATCATGAGTTTGAGTGATGGAATCAACATTAACAACTATCAACAACATGGTTGGCTTAATAATGCTCTCTCATTCCAACAACCTCAACCTTGTGCTTCCATCCACTACCCTTATGGACAAAAGCTTTGGTGCAAGCAAGAACAAGATTCTGATCATCATGTCTCTCACACTTTTCAAGATACTCACAATTTCTTTCAGTCAAATTCTGGTTTGCAAAGTTTCATGAGCTTGGATAATTCTGCTTCAATGGATAATAGTTCAGGATCTTATGGAGGGGATCAACGTAAtggttatggtggtggtgggggctATATGATTCCCATGGGAACAACTAGTACTACTAGTGTTATTGGAATTGATGATGTTGAccaaagtcaaagaagcaatGGTTTTGGTGAAAGTTATGAAAGTGTTTATGGAACTTCTACTACTGATCCTTATCATGCAATACATGCAAGGAACTTGTactatcaacaacaacaaacatgTGTTGATCAAGCCCCCACTTGGGTTCCAACTGCAATTCCAGCAAGGCCTACCAATATGGTTCTCTACCAATATGATCAATAG
- the LOC130728377 gene encoding LOW QUALITY PROTEIN: putative metallophosphoesterase At3g03305 (The sequence of the model RefSeq protein was modified relative to this genomic sequence to represent the inferred CDS: deleted 1 base in 1 codon), with amino-acid sequence MKSRTHNQKGNAISPIIKSLAVAVFAATVILLWCSSAVVATAAGNERVIELKGGPDSVVWVVQLSDLHFSVHHPHRARDFKNHVGPALSMINPSLVLVTGDLTDGKSKDLLTMKQNEDEWVEYQNVMDAVIERSGVHKSLFFDLRGNHDNFGVPAVGGTFDFFSRYSINGQLGRTGSVNSVTLETQERKHLFIGIDSTMSSGLRGPTNLFGHPTDQLLRDLDLELSHWDSQSAKPVTKISFGHFPLSFSAASSSGRTLEDVFLKHSISTYLCGHLHTKFGKNLKRHHQLSNHFLPLQKLFQLNIHQNSFENTVNCSFGATPAQEFWEWEMGDWRKNRVMRILAIDRGHVSYVDVDFKSGANHTIIFPTFPLDSHFMQTSLCHHNYECQTVDTSSYDTIRALVFSVSPIASVVARVYDSRSGNLDLVIDAHMIKHADENSRGDLYVAPWNYKAFEDASADRFWLQVEAIDIMGRSTLTELRPFSINGHSFKLSWSWKEFLVMGCQWASLFYPLFWSALGFMLFFLLLPKALLVFKKNIYTYKNWIANKGLVNGVLWVLQELCRVRTLWFGWIGYLFYLILFPWFIGQVFTEGKNMVYMTYRGWVVETSNGKGKHEYVGSPDIMVVVLPHLLFVVFPAILVSAALASERAIYREHVLALSGKKRDDLDLNPRRVLKYDNKSSILSNHFGKRRIRQLLCVLCLAICWKHFMNCRTLKKAYEMNPVLHFLVMAFQFPCCWYMLSVKPEVPDETCSNFEGVHKY; translated from the exons ATGAAATCGCGAACCCATAATCAAAAGGGTAACGCGATTTCACCCATAATCAAAAGCCTCGCCGTCGCCGTCTTCGCCGCCACCGTGATTCTTCTGTGGTGCTCGAGCGCGGTGGTTGCTACTGCAGCAGGCAATGAAAGAGTGATCGAGCTGAAAGGAGGTCCTGATTCAGTGGTTTGGGTGGTTCAGCTTTCCGATCTTCATTTCAGCGTTCACCATCCTCACAGAGCTCGCGACTTCAAGAATCACGTGGGTCCCGCTCTTTCCATGATCAACCCTTCACTCGTCCTCGTCACCGGCGACCTCACTG ATGGTAAAAGCAAAGATTTGTTGACAATGAAGCAGAATGAGGATGAGTGGGTGGAGTACCAGAATGTGATGGACGCGGTTATTGAAAGGAGTGGAGTTCACAAGAGCTTGTTCTTCGACCTCCGAGGGAATCATGATAATTTTGGTGTTCCGGCTGTTGGGGGTACGTTTGATTTCTTCTCTAGATACAGCATCAATGGACAGTTAGGCAGAACTGGGAGTGTCAATAGTGTCACCCTTGAG ACTCAAGAGCGGAAACATCTCTTTATCGGGATTGACAGCACAATGTCATCGGGCTTACGAGGACCAACTAATCTTTTTGGGCATCCCACAGATCAATTACTAAGGGATCTAGACTTGGAACTCTCACACTGGGATTCCCAGTCAGCAAAACCAGTAACGAAAATATCGTTTGGGCATTTTCCGCTCTCATTTTCTGCAGCCTCTAGTTCTGGAAGGACCTTGGAAGATGTTTTCCTAAAGCATTCCATATCCACTTACCTGTGTGGGCATCTCCATACTAAATTTGGCAAGAACTTAAAGCGGCACCATCAGTTGAGTAATCATTTTTTACCCCTGCAGAAATTGTTTCAGTTAAACATACATCAGAATTCTTTTGAAAACACCGTAAATTGCTCATTTGGAGCCACACCGGCTCAAGAGTTTTGGGAGTGGGAGATGGGCGATTGGAGAAAGAATAGAGTCATGCGAATTTTAGCCATTGATAGAGGTCATGTTTCATATGTTGATGTTGATTTCAAGTCAGGGGCCAACCATACAATTATATTTCCCACTTTTCCGTTAGACTCTCACTTCATGCAGACTTCTTTATGCCATCATAACTATGAATGTCAAACTGTTGACACTTCATCTTATGATACAATTCGAGCTCTGGTATTTTCTGTTTCTCCAATTGCATCAGTTGTGGCTAGGGTCTATGATTCACGATCTGGAAATCTTGATTTAGTTATAGACGCACATATGATCAAGCATGCTGATGAGAACTCCAGGGGGGACCTCTATGTTGCTCCATGGAACTACAAAGCCTTTGAGGATGCTTCTGCTGATAGATTTTGGCTTCAGGTTGAAGCCATTGACATCATGGGCAGGTCAACCTTGACTGAACTAAGGCCATTTTCGATTAACGGTCATAGCTTCAAGCTTTCCTGGAGCTGGAAGGAGTTTCTGGTCATGGGGTGTCAATGGGCCTCTCTATTTTACCCATTATTCTGGTCTGCTCTGGGCTTTATGCTCTTCTTTCTACTTCTTCCAAAAGCTCTCCTTGTTTTTAAGAAGAACATATACACTTACAAGAACTGGATCGCCAACAAAGGCTTAGTAAATGGTGTATTATGGGTTCTCCAGGAGCTCTGCAGGGTTCGCACATTATGGTTTGGTTGGATAGGATACCTATTCTATCTTATATTGTTCCCATGGTTTATAGGACAAGTTTTTACTGAAGGGAAAAACATGGTGTACATGACCTATAGGGGCTGGGTTGTAGAGACTTCTAATGGAAAGGGGAAGCATGAGTATGTTGGATCCCCAGATATTATGGTGGTGGTTCTTCCCCATctattgtttgtggtttttccTGCAATTTTGGTCAGTGCTGCTCTGGCTTCTGAACGAGCAATTTACCGGGAACACGTGTTAGCACTTTCAGGGAAGAAAAGAGATGATCTTGATTTGAACCCTAGAAGAGTTTTAAAATATGACAACAAGAGCAGCATATTATCAAATCATTTTGGCAAGCGGCGGATTCGGCAGCTTCTATGTGTGTTATGCTTGGCAATATGTTGGAAGCATTTCATG AATTGCAGGACTCTTAAAAAAGCTTATGAGATGAACCCAGTACTCCATTTCCTG GTTATGGCATTTCAGTTCCCCTGTTGCTGGTATATGCTATCAGTCAAACCAGAAGTTCCCGATGAAACTTGTTCGAACTTCGAAGGGGTTCACAAGTACTAG
- the LOC130728378 gene encoding chromatin assembly factor 1 subunit FAS1: MADTVVIDLENTPPPPPQPPSSQDPKPNRRKNDALKQRKKDAASLLQNLRTPEEKRAHVELLERELERLFGYYGEVMCEKVVVELGQCGGSRNAVVAALLEESDLPLSKLVDEIYDRLTREVASGAIVLAEPVTAAAVKGSVFVVGQRIMYGVPNADADVLEDHSQSCLWCWETRDVKLIPKAFRGQLGVRRTCRRRIHERISAVSEMIASLKKLESEPNYNNDLMKASLKLSKAHSEADIRMLVEALLRKNSEDMAKKKANQEEKLLIKPSDRNGNDVEKEKESMKSEPQKETLLTESDSKLLQGEARNDERCCEKKKQQKKQVDEGEKDQRRREKEEAELKKKRCLQKSASIMERFLKRSKPNPTVQNDNVSTKSIASDSSGSKTEGVSQSTTLSMDSTLASNSEVTLEELRKLHFSSWRCLGKSIRSNRKQRWGLRQKPRTETFKELKLTATKAEFHDNELGIVKTVEQLGESSLDISSSPMNADSSLDTKKYCRGKQLFQFDKAHRPAFYGVWPTKSQVVGPRHPLTKDPSLDYDVSSDEEWEEEEPGESLSDCDKDEEECQEECSKSDGESEDGFFVPDGYLSEDEGEQVDRMETDIDVEGANSSPSCKDDIETEEFCALLRQQKYLTNLTEHALRKNQPLIISNLVSDKEFLLMDHNISSTPKLEQMCLQALSMYVIPGSSYIELTTDRMQDEDQHACPSTSKGGATPMSGVAAISDSDLPIIVTTIQSCSQGMNKVLGSLRQKFPSASKSLLKNKVREVSDYVDNRLQVKKEVLVKLGLEVSPEKSSGGRRSIAAFFSKRCLPPAGESSKPGETSPLPPLKSYSAANEERQLI; encoded by the exons ATGGCCGACACCGTCGTAATCGACCTCGAAAACActcctccgccaccaccacaaccaccttctTCTCAAGATCCGAAACCTAATCGCCGCAAGAACGACGCTCTCAAGCAGCGGAAGAAGGATGCCGCTTCACTTCTTCAGAACCTCCGCACCCCTGAAGAGAAGCGCGCTCATGTCGAGCTACTCGAGAGGGAGCTCGAGCGGTTGTTCGGGTACTACGGGGAGGTCATGTGTGAGAAGGTGGTTGTGGAGTTGGGTCAGTGCGGTGGGTCCAGAAATGCTGTTGTTGCGGCGCTGTTGGAGGAGAGCGATCTCCCGCTTTCGAAGCTTGTTGATGAGATCTATGATAGGCTCACCAGAGAGGTTGCGAGTGGCGCGATCGTGCTTGCGGAGCCTGTGACGGCAGCGGCGGTGAAGGGTAGCGTGTTCGTTGTTGGGCAGAGGATTATGTACGGCGTGCCCAATGCTGATGCTGATGTGTTGGAGGATCATTCTCAATCTTGTCTTTGGTGTTGGGAG ACTAGGGATGTGAAATTGATTCCGAAAGCTTTCAGAGGGCAGCTTGGTGTTCGACGCACTTGCAGGAGAAGGATCCATGAGAGGATTTCAGCTGTCTCTG AAATGATAGCATCACTGAAGAAGCTAGAGAGTGAACCAAATTACAACAATGACTTAATGAAGGCATCCTTAAAGCTCAGCAAAGCTCACTCTGAGGCAGATATTCGTATGTTAGTGGAAGCCTTGTTGCGGAAAAACAGTGAAGACAT GGCTAAGAAAAAGGCAAACCAAGAAGAAAAATTGCTAATTAAACCGTCAGATAGAAATGGAAATGATGttgagaaggagaaagaaagcATGAAAAGTGAACCGCAAAAAGAAACACTGCTCACG GAGTCAGATTCAAAATTGTTGCAAGGTGAGGCAAGAAATGATGAGAGATGTTGTGAAAAGAAGAAACAGCAAAAGAAGCAGGTAGATGAAGGAGAAAAGGATCAGCGACGCCGAGAGAAAGAAGAAGCGGAATTGAAGAAGAAACGTTGTTTACAAAAGAGTGCCTCAATTATGGAACGATTTCTGAAAAGAAGTAAACCTAATCCCACAGTTCAGAATGACAATGTTTCAACTAAATCAATTGCATCTGATTCATCAGGCAGCAAGACTGAGGGTGTATCTCAGTCAACCACCCTTTCAATGGATAGCACTCTTGCATCAAATAGCGAGGTTACACTTGAGGAGCTTCGCAA GTTGCACTTTTCTTCGTGGCGCTGTCTAGGAAAATCAATTCGCTCAAACAGGAAGCAGAGATGGGGCTTACGACAGAAGCCTAGGACTGAGACTTTTAAGGAACTTAAACTGACAGCTACTAAAGCTGAATTTCATGATAATGAGTTGGGCATAGTAAAGACTGTAGAACAGTTGGGAGAAAGTAGTCTTGATATCAGTTCATCCCCAATGAATGCAGATAGTAGTCTTGATACCAAAAAGTACTGTCGAGGAAAACAATTATTTCAGTTTGATAAAGCTCATAGACCTGCCTTTTATGGTGTTTGGCCCACGAAAAG CCAAGTTGTTGGACCACGCCATCCTTTAACAAAGGACCCAAGCCTGGATTATGATGTCAGCAGTGATGAGGAATGGGAAGAG GAGGAGCCTGGTGAAAGTCTTTCAGACTGTGATAAAGATGAAGAGGAATGTCAAGAGGAATGTTCAAAATCTGATGGAGAAAGTGAAGATGGGTTTTTTGTGCCTGATGGTTATCTCTCAGAAGATGAG GGTGAACAAGTGGACAGAATGGAAACAGATATTGACGTTGAAGGGGCCAATAGCTCACCTAGCTGTAAGGATGACATAGAGACTGAGGAGTTTTGTGCTTTGCTTCGACAGCAGAAATATCTAACCAATTTGACAGAGCATGCTCTTCGGAAAAATCAACCCTTAATCATATCAAATTTGGTTTCTGACAAGGAGTTTTTGTTAATGGATCACAATATTAGTAGTACTCCTAAGCTGGAGCAGATGTGCTTGCAAGCCTTGAGTATGTATGTAATTCCTGGTAGCTCCTATATAGAATTAACTACAGATAGAATGCAAGATGAGGACCAACATGCATGTCCCTCAACCAGTAAAGGTGGTGCTACCCCAATGTCTGGTGTGGCTGCCATATCAGACTCAGATTTACCTATAATT GTGACTACTATTCAGAGTTGTTCTCAAGGCATGAACAAAGTGTTAGGGTCTTTGCGACAAAAATTCCCATCTGCATCAAAGTCCTTACTGAAGAATAAAGTTCGTGAAGTATCAGATTATGTTGATAACCGCTTACAG GTGAAGAAAGAAGTTCTGGTTAAGCTTGGCTTGGAAGTTAGCCCTG AAAAGAGCAGTGGCGGACGGAGGAGTATTGCtgcatttttttcaaaaaggtGCTTGCCGCCTGCAGGTGAAAGCAGCAAACCTGGGGAAACTTCACCGCTACCACCTCTGAAATCTTACTCTGCTGCAAATGAAGAACGTCAGCTCATATAA
- the LOC130728379 gene encoding phosphoglycolate phosphatase 1A, chloroplastic-like, whose translation MFSLRSSTTTIAQVTGGVCHSRHRSCFHSVPINYRLSHPATRNPLLAFVKCSRKLRSNCNRFGMATFTTRASAQPLQNADELIDSVETFIFDCDGVIWKGDSLIEGVPDTLDMLRSKGKRLVFVTNNSTKSRKQYGKKFETLGLNVSEEEIFASSFAAAAYLKSINFPKEKKVYVVGEEGIQKELELAGYQYLGGPEDGGKKIELKPGFLMEHDEDVGAVVVGFDRYFNYYKVQYGTLCIRENPGCLFIATNRDAVTHLTDAQEWAGGGSMVGAFVGSTQREPLVVGKPSTFMMDYLANEFGISKSQICMVGDRLDTDILFGQNGGCKTLLVLSGVTSLSMLQSPNNSIQPDFYTSKISDFLSLKAAAV comes from the exons ATGTTTAGCCTTAGGAGCAGCACTACTACTATAGCGCAGGTTACTGGCGGTGTTTGTCACAGTCGCCACAGATCATGCTTCCACTCAGTTCCCATCAACTATAGACTCTCTCACCCTGCAACGCGTAACCCTTTATTGGCATTTGTCAAATGCAGTAGAAAGCTTCGTTCTAATTGCAATCGTTTTGGAATGGCAACCTTCACCACGCGTGCATCGGCGCAACCGCTACAGAATGCAGATGAGCTCATTGACTCTGTCGAGACATTTATCTTCGATTGCGACG GAGTTATATGGAAAGGTGACAGCTTAATTGAAGGAGTGCCTGATACACTTGACATGCTTCGGTCAAAG GGCAAAAGATTAGTTTTTGTCACCAACAACTCAACTAAGTCTAGGAAACAATATGGAAAGAAGTTTGAAACACTTGGCCTGAATGTCAGCGAG GAGGAGATTTTTGCTTCATCTTTTGCAGCTGCTGCCTATCTGAAGTCCATTAACTTCCCAAAAGAGAAAAAG GTTTATGTCGTTGGAGAAGAAGGCATCCAGAAGGAGCTTGAGCTTGCTGGATATCAGTACCTTGGTGGGCCT GAAGATGGTGGGAAAAAGATAGAGCTGAAGCCAGGGTTTTTGATGGAGCATGATGAAGAT GTTGGAGCAGTTGTCGTTGGATTTGATCGCTACTTCAACTACTATAAAGTCCA GTATGGAACACTCTGTATACGTGAAAACCCTGGATGTCTTTTCATAGCTACAAATCGAGATGCGGTTACTCATCTCACTGATGCTCAAGAATGGGCAG GTGGGGGCTCTATGGTTGGCGCTTTCGTGGGATCTACTCAACGTGAGCCACTAGTGGTTGGAAAACCATCAACCTTTATGATGGACTACTTGGCAAACGA ATTTGGCATTTCCAAGTCACAGATATGCATGGTTGGGGACAGATTAGACACTGACATTTTGTTTGGACAAAATGGTGGCTGCAAAACTCTTCTTGTCCTCTCAGGGGTCACCTCACTTTCGATGCTTCAGAGCCCTAACAACTCCATCCAGCCAGATTTCTACACAAGCAAAATTTCAGATTTTCTTTCCCTCAAAGCTGCAGCTGTATGA